TGTAGTGTAACCCGTTACGCTTTATACATTTGAGTAAAAATGTCATCTTTTCCCAAGAAGCATGAAAAGAAAACACGTTATTCGTTTACCTCTTTGTTCGTTTACTTTCACAATCGTTTTCAGTGGTCCAGGCCAATTGAATGAATCAAATGTGACAGGTTAGCATGGGTCATGTGTGACATTGTAAGTGAAACCCACACTTTACCCATACTCATTCCACCATCTTATTGGTTCCTACGATATATCATGAATTTGGTGTATATCCAAGCTTGTTTGTCATCATTAGTGTGTTCGCTTGGACCCGATCTTATTCGATCCAATTATATGAATCTGTATTCATTTTGATCCTAAATGTGAATTTAATCCATCCAAACATATATCGAATACAAAGCAGGGTCAAGTCAAGGTTTTAAAAACAAGACCGCAAAAAATAACACGCTTATAGTATCGTGTCCAAAATTACCGGATTTGAGTTCGATTTTCAGTTCAGTTTCAGTTCGGTTTCCAAATCTAAATTCGATTTTACTAATCCGAATTCggtaaaattgaaaacaaaattcaaAACCAAATTCAACTGGTGTATGTATATAAAACACAAAAGATATTAAAACTAAAATCGAattcaaatatatttttatttggttacaatataatttttttaaattttaatcgATACCAAACTAAATTCAAATTCGATTTTTGGTTTCGTTTCGATTTCAGTTTTGAATTTGAATTCGACTTTTTAGTTTTGCTCTCAAAAGTTTCACAACCAAATAAATCGAGAAAATCGAAAACTGAACCGGTGAACCCTAATCAAAATAACTCTAAATGGAAAACAAACCAAAAACATTTGTCACTTGTACAACATATCAAGACACTCAATTCTGGACCATACAAATCCCTTAACGAATAAATCATTACATTCACCCATTTCCCCATCTTTCATTTAACATAAAATCTACATACAAGATAAGCCTACTTCTAATACCTAAGGCTATAAATTAAAACACCACTCAGTCTTCTACAACAATAAATAGTAAAATGATTTCCTAAAGTAAGGGGACATCAATAAGCTAACAAATAACATGATACACACAAGATTTGATCAGCACGAAACACCGAACAGGGATGTGTTGGGCGCCTTTGGTTCAGACGTGTGCACCGATCCATTATTTTCCTTTTCCAGACCACTTGATACATTTGTGGGGCCCGTGAGCGTAAAACCTATCTTAGGTTCACCACTGTAAGATCCCTTGCTTGTTTCCATGAAGATGGGCATAGCAGCAACGTTAGGTGGTGAGATAGTTGGTGCGTGTTCAAATCTTGATTTCTTCAGCTTTTGCGGCTCCAGTTGGTGGCCTGGAATAAAGCTCCCAAGTATGACCTAAGATGATAATTATAGTCAAATACGAAAAACAATTGATACAATCTTTGGCTAAAAAGGAAATGGGCAAACAGGTCGAAAGTTTCCTGAACCGCCCATTTTGACAAATATATTAAAGACGAAACATGGCTAACCTGAACAGGACCAGCAGCTACGAGCATACCAGCAAGTCCGCCACCCAAAACACGACCATCAGGGCAGGCCAAAGAAACACTCATTCCACCCGACATTCCTTTGACTCCCCCATTTTCATTCGACGTGAAAGCCCCAGATAAAGACAAAATGTCAAAATGACCCTGCAATAAAAGATTTTCATACTTATACGCAAATCCCCAAAAATGTTCGAAAGCAGCATCTCTTTAGTAAAACGAAAATAAAAACAAAACATAGAAAAAGGGTTTTACCTCGTACGTTAAAGTACCGCCGGAAGAGTTGGGCTGACGGAGTGTAACGTTTGAAATAGCACCATTTGCAGCAAGAATACAGAGAGCCCCTGCCCCTTGTTGCGCAAAGGATATGATCTTCATATTAACATCCTAAAGCAtcatatatcatatcatatatgTACATAAAACATGATATAATCGGTACCAAGGGTCGACCTACTATGTTGTCACCGGTAGCACAGGCTACCAGTGAAACACGCGGTGATATGAAATTTTTTTTGGGCTTTTAACTACTTACCATTGGATAGTTAAAAAAATTTTGGGTGATACCGTTGGACATTGTAAATTTTTTTTgagcttttaactagtgacacccgtGATTACGATTCCTAAGATCAGCACATCAATGAAGCTTAATCTTAATTTCTATCTCACTAGATATTCAAGTTTTCGAAACTGAATAATTATACCGGTGAAATTAATGCTCCATGCATATGAATAGTCAGATTTCATACTGTATTAAGAAGCGGATCAGCATGCATAAGTTATACCAAAAACATAGAAATTAAAGAAAATGATGTCCATGTAGGAAAGCATAAAAATAAACCGAAGTTAAAGTGCTAAAACACACTCCCTTGATAACACGATAACTGCCAATGACTCCCTTTTCAGATGGTCTAATACAAAGTCAAACTTACTTATTTGCAAAATgcaaattgttattttataatagttAGTTTTATGTTGGTGCTTTATTGCAAAACATTCATAGCTATCAGATCAAGAGAGTAAGGTATGAAATACCTCTCCAGAAATAACTGTAAGCACATGCGGTTTGAAATTTGCACCAAACAAATACGGCATCTGTTGACCTACAACTGCAAGATCAGACACACAATAAGTATGATGCATAATCAAGGAGAAAGAGAGAATAAACAATGACCTCAAAATCAAAATTAAATCATTCAGCAAAATCAAAATTTACTTAATTCTACTTCTACATGAACCAAGGTCTTCATCAACTCGAGATTACATAATGGTACCCAGCAGTTCAAAGAAAGGCTCAAGCTTTGTTACAAGCAAAATCAATGTGAGACCTTCAGATAAAAAAACGGGTAAAAAGATAAAGTCTTTACGGTTAAGGTTACTCTGGGTAGGCGAGTATATCGTTTCAAGATCATAATTGCCAAATCGGACACGACTTtccattaattttttttaaaggctAGGTTTGGAATCATTGACTTGATCATTTTCCACGCACACACTTTTGGGCGGAAAACCTGAACCTCATAACAGGGACCTGATCCATCAATCCATACAGGCATGTGGGTCGGGCAAAATTCCTGTATGCGGAGCGGTAAAACCTCCCTAGGGACTTCTTAGGAGGCATGATAGACCCCAAGGATCCAAGTCATGGCCTCTACTCTCCTAACACACAAGGTGTTAGGGTGAACCACTCGACCACGAACAACCATTCTTACAATACCGCAACAACAAATAGAAACTTTGAACTAATAAGGAAATAACTACGCAACAAAAACCTTTATTGAGTATTTACTGTATTACGGACTACATAACAACGATGATTTATATGAAATGAAAAAACAACGTAACAGTTCAAATGTTCAATAAGGTAAAAGAAGTCCTCTTTTTTGGGTTTCATGCAAACAGATTATGTTGGTCCAACAACAGTGAATAGCTACAGCTATAGCTATAAATAGTAAACCATTTGACTTAAAAAAGTCAATCATAACCCAAGGAAATTAAGCATAAGAATAAGAAGATGGTGATGTGTGGTTGTCTGTTGTCTATCTGTCTCTCTGTGTGAGATCAAATCTGACAAACCCCAATTCCACCATAAAGGGTCCCAGTCCCACCATAAATTCATCAAATATCCAAATTACCAATTTTTATCCAAACTCAAACAAATACCACAAAGTTTTCAATTAGATAATccaatctatatctatatctatatatctatatacaagTATAACAAGAACAAAAATTGACCAAATTGACCTTATAAATAAAAAGTTAAATCTTATTTAGACATAAAATCAAACACCTGGCGTGCAGAAGTCTAATTTCTGTTTTCTTTTGACGGAGGTTAACGGTTTCCCCTGATTACGTTTCCATCCGGTATA
This genomic window from Rutidosis leptorrhynchoides isolate AG116_Rl617_1_P2 chromosome 2, CSIRO_AGI_Rlap_v1, whole genome shotgun sequence contains:
- the LOC139892962 gene encoding AT-hook motif nuclear-localized protein 6 isoform X2, yielding MEKSDKQNHESGQISVQSPVPAVVVSREEISIGSTVAPAPPPPPPPADSVIKKRGRPRKYGPDGKPTATLSPMPISASIPITGDYTGWKRNQGKPLTSVKRKQKLDFCTPVVGQQMPYLFGANFKPHVLTVISGEIISFAQQGAGALCILAANGAISNVTLRQPNSSGGTLTYEGHFDILSLSGAFTSNENGGVKGMSGGMSVSLACPDGRVLGGGLAGMLVAAGPVQVILGSFIPGHQLEPQKLKKSRFEHAPTISPPNVAAMPIFMETSKGSYSGEPKIGFTLTGPTNVSSGLEKENNGSVHTSEPKAPNTSLFGVSC
- the LOC139892962 gene encoding AT-hook motif nuclear-localized protein 6 isoform X1, producing the protein MEKSDKQNHESGQISVQSPVPAVVVSREEISIGSTVAPAPPPPPPPADSVIKKRGRPRKYGPDGKPTATLSPMPISASIPITGDYTGWKRNQGKPLTSVKRKQKLDFCTPVVGQQMPYLFGANFKPHVLTVISGEDVNMKIISFAQQGAGALCILAANGAISNVTLRQPNSSGGTLTYEGHFDILSLSGAFTSNENGGVKGMSGGMSVSLACPDGRVLGGGLAGMLVAAGPVQVILGSFIPGHQLEPQKLKKSRFEHAPTISPPNVAAMPIFMETSKGSYSGEPKIGFTLTGPTNVSSGLEKENNGSVHTSEPKAPNTSLFGVSC